One window of the Lasioglossum baleicum chromosome 8, iyLasBale1, whole genome shotgun sequence genome contains the following:
- the LOC143211206 gene encoding uncharacterized protein LOC143211206: MEKKLIILSLVTFISTSLASETSLNRSDLNCSGRVHKNVTMTAYFPDFSSDDEYDHVDVNMKKLRTLQDFLDGRAEFVTVSMDLDSGIPYGTKVCIPDLNAKFGRQIPLQARDTTHYSDGNSKSPDFSHIDICVRTEEDTYDNAVNGVVTLYV; the protein is encoded by the exons ATGGAGAAAAAGTTGATAATCCTGTCGCTAGTGACATTCATCTCAACTTCCCTCGCAAGTG AAACAAGTCTGAACAGATCAGACCTGAATTGCAGCGGTCGTGTTCACAAGAATGTGACAATGACCGCCTATTTTCCTGATTTTAGCAGTGACGACGAGTACGATCACGTGGATGTTAATATGAAGAAACTGAGGACCCTACAG GATTTCCTTGACGGCCGCGCTGAGTTTGTGACGGTTTCTATGGATTTAGATTCAGGCATACCGTATGGGACAAAAGTATGCATACCTGACCTTAATGCAAAATTTGGGCGCCAAATTCCCCTCCAG GCCAGAGACACAACTCACTACAGCGACGGTAACTCAAAATCACCGGACTTTTCGCATATAGACATTTGTGTAAGAACTGAGGAGGACACTTACGATAATGCTGTGAACGGTGTCGTGACACTTTACGTATGA
- the Pgrp-s2 gene encoding peptidoglycan recognition protein S2, which yields MNGSIVVLLTLTTLQVTLGGVIHETPARPNIITRSQWGARAPKGTIKNLRVDPPPYVVIHHSATDSCTTQAICQAKLRSFQNYHMDVKGWLDIGYQFVVGGDGNVYEGRGWGKHGAHSQLYNSKSIGICLIGNFVDHEPHAAAINATMKLIEYGVSIGKIKEDYTLLGHRQTASTTCPGDKLYELIQTWPHWSATA from the exons ATGAACGGTTCAATTGTTGTGTTGCTCACACTGACGACTCTCCAAGTAACGCTTGGAGGCGTAATACACGAAACTCCTG CTCGTCCAAACATAATCACGAGGTCACAATGGGGAGCCAGagcacctaaaggaacaataaAAAATCTGCGAGTAGATCCACCACCGTATGTAGTAATCCATCATAGTGCGACCGATTCCTGTACGACCCAAGCGATTTGTCAAGCCAAACTACGAAGCTTCCAG AATTATCACATGGATGTGAAAGGCTGGTTGGACATAGGCTATCAATTCGTTGTTGGAGGAGATGGTAACGTGTACGAGGGAAGGGGATGGGGCAAACATGGCGCCCATTCGCAACTTTACAACTCAAAGAGTATTGGAATCTGCCTAATTGGCAATTTTGTCG ATCACGAGCCACATGCGGCAGCGATTAATGCAACTATGAAATTAATCGAATACGGAGTGTCCATCGGCAAAATAAAAGAGGATTACACATTGTTGGGTCATCGGCAAACTGCGAGCACAACCTGTCCAGGAGACAAACTATACGAATTGATCCAAACCTGGCCACATTGGTCAGCAACCGCGTGA
- the LOC143211204 gene encoding peptidoglycan-recognition protein SC2, whose translation MHRLSTTFEYIACAFIFLVTCGFIVLSLPIRWETFKNDTGHVKIITREEWKARPPVERVLMDTPVPYVVIHHGGIAKYCHNQNTCSAIVRHYQDLHLDDRGWFDIGYSFLIGEDGNAYQGRGWDYVGAHAPGYNSQSIGICIIGDFSDFLPNEAALKALSGLIDYGVSLGKISNNYRVIGHRQVRDTLCPGNTLYSYVQTNPRWTKSPVPKNGTTNASPAVPANETNLNTIKNS comes from the exons ATGCATCGATTATCAACTACATTCGAATACATCGCCTGTGCATTCATCTTCCTCGTGACTTGCGGCTTCATCGTTTTATCGTTGCCCATCAGGTGGGAGACTTTCAAAAACGACACAG GCCACGTTAAAATAATAACCAGAGAAGAATGGAAGGCCAGACCACCTGTCGAACGCGTTTTAATGGACACACCAGTACCTTACGTCGTGATCCATCACGGAGGAATCGCCAAATACTGCCATAATCAAAACACGTGTTCCGCGATCGTCAGGCATTATCAGGATCTCCACCTTGACGATCGAGGATGGTTCGATATCGGCTATAGTTTTCTTATTGGCGAGGATGGGAATGCGTACCAGGGCCGTGGATGGGATTATGTCGGCGCTCATGCACCTGGCTACAACTCCCAAAGCATTGGAATATGCATAATCGGCGATTTCAGTG ATTTCCTCCCGAACGAAGCAGCTCTGAAGGCTCTGAGCGGTCTCATCGACTACGGAGTGTCTCTGGGTAAAATCAGCAACAATTACCGCGTGATAGGTCATCGTCAAGTCAGAGACACACTATGCCCTGGTAACACATTGTACTCGTACGTGCAAACGAATCCACGATGGACCAAGAGTCCTGTACCAAAAAATGGAACGACAAACGCGTCGCCTGCCGTTCCCGCGAATGAAACCAACTTGaacacaattaaaaattcttaa